One genomic region from Vanacampus margaritifer isolate UIUO_Vmar chromosome 2, RoL_Vmar_1.0, whole genome shotgun sequence encodes:
- the LOC144043778 gene encoding presenilin-associated rhomboid-like protein A, mitochondrial — protein sequence MAWRCCIIKCTRINLIPAENIASRASRLDFYCQARRGFRRDVKRPETKKSNISPPERPQGPTLGPRVPKPKLLKPLMFTVGFTGCCFGAAAILQYENLKSRVRTLRDEEESKKLLRGSTDMAYWHDWWSQLTLFQRQVILFMSVADNFWSRLTEGQKAVTGIIVANAVVLCCWRIPSMQRSMWKYFTSNPAATGQCLPTALSSFSHYSIVHLMANMYVLWTFSSGIVSLLGSEQFLAVYMSAGVISTMFSYICKTTSGRIFPSLGASGAIMAVVGVVCSQLPEAKVSILFLPMVTFTMGTALKVLVATDTVGLLLGWRMLDHASHLGGALFGVWYGAYGHKLMWGNRESVVKMWHSIRTSGGGGSRPGGGPGVNDNGGPHRPK from the exons atggcGTGGAGATGCTGCATTATAAAATGCACCCGAATAAACCTAATTCCTGCGGAAAACATAGCTTCGCGAGCTTCCAG gctggaCTTTTACTGTCAAGCGAGGCGTGGATTCCGTCGTGACGTGAAAAGGCCAGAAACAAAGAAAAGCAACATTTCCCCTCCGGAACGCCCACAAGGACCAACACTCGGTCCTCGGGTCCCCAAGCCGAAGCTGCTCAAGCCTCTGATGTTTACAGTGGGC TTTACAGGCTGCTGTTTCGGTGCCGCGGCCATCTTGCAGTATGAGAACTTAAAGTCAAGAGTCCGAACTTTAAGGGATGAAGAGGAGTCCAAAAAACTCTTACGG GGTTCCACAGACATGGCGTACTGGCACGACTGGTGGAGTCAGCTGACGCTCTTCCAGCGCCAGGTCATCCTCTTCATGTCCGTGGCCGACAACTTCTGGAGCCGACTCACCGAAGGCCAGAAGGCCGTCACTG GTATCATTGTGGCGAACGCCGTGGTGCTGTGCTGCTGGAGGATCCCCTCGATGCAGAGGAGCATGTGGAAATATTTCACATCGAACCCCGCCGCCA CGGGTCAATGTCTCCCCACGGCGCTGTCCTCGTTCAGCCACTACTCCATCGTCCACCTGATGGCCAACATGTACGTCCTGTGGACGTTTTCCTCCGGGATCGTCTCGCTTCTAGGGAGCGAGCAGTTCCTCGCCGTCTACATGTCGGCCG GTGTTATTTCCACTATGTTCAGCTACATTTGTAAAACAACTTCCGGACGAATCTTCCCTTCATTAGGAGCG TCAGGCGCAATCATGGCGGTGGTAGGTGTGGTCTGTTCCCAACTCCCAGAAGCCAAAGTGAGCATCCTCTTCCTCCCTATGGTCACCTTCACCATGGGAACT GCTCTGAAAGTTTTGGTTGCCACGGATACGGTAGGGTTGCTGTTGGGATGGCGGATGTTGGACCACGCATCTCACCTCGGCGGAGCTCTCTTTGGCGT CTGGTACGGGGCATACGGTCACAAACTGATGTGGGGCAACAGGGAGTCCGTGGTCAAGATGTGGCACAGCATTCGCACGTCTGGCGGCGGAGGGTCGAGACCTGGAGGCGGGCCCGGCGTGAATGACAATGGAGGACCACACCGACCCAAGTGA